From a single Planococcus shenhongbingii genomic region:
- a CDS encoding DUF6241 domain-containing protein: MKQIIVTTFISFTVIALLAIGGYLFIQREAAKSEEPDAAAGSVKDPEAQKIMDHLETAGTGLPEAMNETRLQFYLHEMTHSKVYAEDKWGTARPMTQKNIEELLAIVEASSFKEKAFYRNTLEDWQNGDFSGAVDVHNTIWHWHGGSIGKATRLMSEEEEQAYLQTHLQ; encoded by the coding sequence GTGAAACAGATCATAGTGACCACATTCATCAGTTTTACTGTCATTGCGCTGCTGGCCATTGGCGGTTATTTGTTCATTCAGCGTGAAGCCGCGAAAAGCGAAGAGCCTGATGCAGCAGCTGGCAGCGTTAAAGATCCGGAAGCACAGAAAATCATGGACCATCTGGAGACGGCCGGCACCGGTCTGCCTGAAGCGATGAACGAAACACGGCTGCAGTTCTACCTCCACGAAATGACCCACAGCAAAGTCTACGCTGAAGACAAATGGGGAACGGCAAGGCCAATGACCCAGAAAAACATCGAAGAGCTGCTGGCGATTGTCGAAGCCAGCAGCTTTAAGGAAAAAGCCTTTTACCGCAATACGCTGGAAGACTGGCAGAACGGCGATTTTTCCGGTGCCGTCGATGTCCATAACACCATCTGGCACTGGCACGGCGGCTCCATCGGCAAAGCGACCCGCTTGATGTCGGAAGAGGAAGAACAGGCATATCTCCAGACGCATCTCCAATAA
- a CDS encoding alpha/beta fold hydrolase, with protein MMMTTTANIASKFIDINGINTHYHEEGTGEETIILIHGSGPGVSAFANWRLVIPTLSEKYHVFAPDIIGFGETDKRESNDYPVDLWVEHLIGFIEAVSDGPVYLVGNSMGGALSLHVALQRPELVKKLILMGSAGIQFPVSEGLEKVWGYKASLESMRELIKIFSYNQEAANNEELVRLRYEASIRPDVKQSFEAMFPEPRQNKLDELALTHDELRQIQIPALLFHGLNDQVIPIEKTSYKLIELLPHAELHVFNECGHWTQIEKTEPFVEHILTFIK; from the coding sequence ATGATGATGACAACAACTGCAAACATCGCTTCAAAATTCATCGACATCAACGGCATCAACACGCATTACCACGAGGAAGGCACAGGGGAAGAAACGATTATCCTCATCCACGGCTCAGGCCCCGGCGTTTCTGCTTTTGCGAACTGGCGCCTCGTCATCCCGACGCTGAGCGAGAAGTACCATGTGTTCGCTCCAGACATCATCGGCTTCGGTGAAACAGATAAACGGGAAAGCAACGACTATCCTGTGGATTTATGGGTCGAGCATTTGATCGGCTTTATCGAAGCGGTATCGGATGGCCCGGTCTATCTGGTGGGCAATTCGATGGGCGGCGCCCTGTCGCTGCATGTCGCTTTACAAAGACCGGAATTAGTGAAAAAACTCATACTGATGGGAAGTGCAGGTATCCAATTCCCTGTTTCAGAAGGATTAGAAAAGGTATGGGGCTATAAAGCAAGCCTGGAGTCTATGCGCGAACTGATCAAAATATTCTCTTATAATCAGGAAGCCGCGAACAACGAAGAACTTGTCCGCCTGCGCTACGAAGCGAGCATACGCCCGGACGTCAAGCAGTCATTCGAAGCGATGTTCCCGGAACCACGCCAGAACAAGCTCGATGAACTGGCGCTGACGCACGACGAACTCCGCCAGATCCAGATTCCGGCACTCCTGTTCCACGGCCTGAACGACCAAGTTATTCCAATCGAAAAAACAAGCTACAAACTTATCGAACTGCTGCCGCACGCCGAGCTGCACGTCTTCAACGAATGCGGCCACTGGACGCAGATCGAAAAAACCGAACCGTTTGTGGAGCATATTTTGACGTTTATTAAATGA
- a CDS encoding catechol 2,3-dioxygenase has product MTKEPILDVAQLAHVEIYSTNLEGSVKFFREILGMEESYREGNSVYMRAYEDFYHNTLIITANDEAGLGHVAWRATSPQALERRAQAIEATGYGLGWIDGDIGHGRAYQFTLPDGHKMEILWDVEYYEAPEDQKTPLLNRPQKRPNRGVPVRRIDHVNLAASETNKNVEFLEEALGFKVRERILDEDNKDIAAWLSVSNLVHDIAITGDGLGETGRLHHICYWYGYPQHLADVADLLIEAGFTIEAGPGKHGVTQANFLYVIEPGGNRVELFGDSGYQIFDPAWKTVEWKGADLEHAIIWHGSNLPAEFFEYATPVRTKAPVENA; this is encoded by the coding sequence ATGACAAAAGAACCGATTTTGGATGTAGCACAACTGGCGCACGTGGAGATTTACAGCACGAACCTTGAAGGATCCGTCAAGTTTTTCAGAGAAATTTTAGGGATGGAAGAATCCTACCGCGAAGGCAATTCCGTTTACATGCGCGCTTACGAAGATTTTTATCACAATACGTTGATCATCACGGCAAATGACGAAGCGGGCCTTGGGCATGTTGCTTGGCGCGCCACTTCGCCGCAGGCTTTGGAACGCCGTGCCCAGGCGATTGAAGCAACGGGCTATGGCCTTGGCTGGATCGATGGGGACATCGGGCACGGACGTGCTTACCAGTTCACATTGCCGGATGGCCATAAGATGGAAATCCTGTGGGACGTGGAATATTACGAGGCACCGGAAGACCAGAAAACGCCATTATTGAACCGTCCGCAAAAGCGTCCGAACCGGGGAGTGCCGGTGCGCCGCATTGACCATGTCAATTTGGCAGCCAGCGAAACCAACAAAAATGTTGAGTTCCTCGAAGAAGCGCTCGGCTTCAAGGTACGCGAACGTATTCTGGATGAGGATAACAAAGATATAGCTGCATGGTTAAGTGTCAGTAATTTAGTGCATGACATCGCAATTACGGGAGATGGTTTAGGTGAAACAGGCCGCCTTCACCATATCTGCTACTGGTACGGCTATCCACAACATTTAGCGGATGTTGCCGATTTATTAATTGAAGCTGGATTTACTATTGAAGCAGGTCCAGGAAAGCATGGGGTAACACAAGCTAACTTCCTCTACGTAATCGAACCAGGCGGCAATCGAGTGGAATTGTTCGGCGACTCAGGCTACCAGATTTTCGATCCGGCCTGGAAAACGGTCGAATGGAAAGGCGCAGATCTGGAGCATGCGATCATCTGGCACGGCTCGAACCTGCCTGCGGAATTCTTCGAATACGCGACACCGGTCAGAACAAAAGCACCAGTGGAAAATGCATAA